In the genome of Natronorubrum daqingense, the window GGCCGTTCCCCACTGGTACGACGGGGACGACGATATTCCCACGATCGTCGACGGCGAGGGCGTCACGGTGTACGATTCGGAAGGCACGGCGTATCTGGACTTCCAATCACAGCTCTATTGCGTTAACGCGGGCCACAGTAACCAGCAGATCATCGACGCGATCGCCGACCAACTGGCTCGAATCCCCTACGTCTCCTCTGGAAAGCACAACGACACGCGAAACGAGCTTCGAGAGCGCTTGCTCGAGGTCGCCCCCGAGTCGATGGCCCAGACGCTCTTTTCGATCTCCGGCAGCGAGGCCAATGAGACGGCGGTGATGCTCGCCAGAGCGTACGCCGACTCCTCGAAGGTGCTCACCCGCTGGCACTCCTACCACGGCGCGACGTACGGCATGGCCAGTCTGACGGGCGACACCGACACGCGCGCCTACATCGAACCGCACGCGACGACGACGGGCAACGCCAAGTTCCTCCCGCCGATTCCGGAGGCGTTCGACGCCGAGACGCCCGAGGAACTCGCCGAGAAGGCGGCCAACCACCTCGAGTTCGTCATCCGAAACGAGGGGCCGGACACGATCGCCGCGCTCTTGACCGAGGTCGTCGCGGGCTCGAGCGGCGCGTACACCGCCCCGCCGGGGTACTTCGAGCGCGTTCGCGAACTCTGTGACGAGTACGACATCCTGTTGATCGCGGACGAAGTGATCACCGGCTTCGGGCGCACCGGCGAGTGGTTCGGCGCGCAATCCGAGGGCATCCAGCCCGACCTGATGACGTTCGCGAAGGGGCTCACGAGCTCCTACGTCCCGCTCGCGGGCGTGATGATGAACGACGACCTCGCAGAGTACGTCGCCGCGGAAGGCTTCGACGTGGGCCAGACGTTTGCCGGCCACCCCGTCGGCTGCGCCGCCGCACTCGCCGCGATGGACGTCTACGAGAACGGACTCCTCGAGAACACGCGCGAGGTCGCGCCACGACTCGAGTCCCGACTCACCGACCTGGAGGAGCGATTCGACGTCGTCTCGTCGGTCCACGGCCGCGGCCTCCACTGGGGCGTCGCGTTCGCCGACCCCGAGGACGGCGAGCCGTTCGTCGACCCGCGAGTGAGCGACGAGGAGGATAACCCGGTCGAGACGGTGCTCTCGACGGCCGGCGAGAACGGCGCGCTGTTCGGCATGGGCCGACCGAACACCCAGCTAATCGTCTCGCCGCCGCTTTGCGTCACCGAGGACGAGATCGATCAGGCGGTCGACGCGCTCGAGGACGCTATCGAACGCACGTTCTGAGGGGGGTCGATGCCCCGACGAGACTCCAGATTACTGTTGGGGCCGAAGCACGAGTTTTCCGACCATCTCACGATCGCGCATCGCCGAGAGCATCGCTGCCGTCTCGCTCAGGGAAAACTCGTCGGCGACGACCGGGTCCAGTCGGCCGTCGGCGACGAATTCGACGAGTTGAGCGAGGTCGGCCTGCGTGCCGAGCGTACTGCCCAGAATGCGTTTGTGCCCGAAGTAGAGCTCTCGAGCGTCGAACGACGGGAACTGACCCGCGGTTCGGCCACAGAGGACGTGTGCTCCGTTGGTCCCCAGAAGATCGACGCCGACGCTGGTGTAGGGCCCGCCAAGGTGGTCGATGGTGATGTCAACGTCGCCGATCGACGCGACCCGCTCGCGCATTTCGTCGGGGTCGCCGGTGTGGATCGCGTGATCGAGGCCGAGCGCGTCGACGGCCGCGAGTTTGTCCTCGTCGGTCGACGTGCCGATCGTCTCCGCACCCAGGATGGTCGCGAGTTGAATCGCCGCGACGCCGACGCCTCCCGTCGCTCCCGGCACGAAGACGCGATCACCAGCGCCGGCGTCGCCTCGCCGGAGCATTCGGTAGGCGGTCGTGTACGCAATTGGTAGCGCCGCGGCCTTGAGGAACCCGACCGAGTCGGGGAGGGACACGAGGCGCGTCGCATCGACCACTACCTGCTCGGCGAACGCGCCGTCGAAACTGCTGTAGTTCTCGCACCTGTTCTCTGGGCCGTCCCGACAGGCTCGACAGACGCCACAGGTCTCGAGCGGGCAGAGAACGACCCGATCTCCGGCGGTCACGCTCGAGACGTCGGCTCCGGTCGCGTCGACGATGCCCGCCAGATCGCCGCCCGGAACGAAGGGGAGGTCGGAGTCGTCGAGTCGGCCGTCGTCCTCGAGTTTCCAGAGGTCTCGGTGATTGAGCGCGGCGGCTTCGACGCGGACGACCGCCTCGCCCGCGTTCGGTTCCGGCGTTGATCGGTCCTGTACCTCGAGTTCGGGCGGCAGTTCGGTGCTCGTGAGTGCAGCGACGCGCATAGTGTGTGGTCGTGACACTCTCCGAAGCGTCTTAGCTACTGTGTCGTCCGACGTTGCTTCGTCCTCGAGCGTCGAGCGGGCCGTTCGCGCCCCCGTCGCGACGAGCGTCGGTCGCGTGCACCTATAACTCACTGGAGCGTGAGTGTCGAGCAATGGCCGCGATCGGATTTACACACGTGACCGTTTACGGAGACGACCTTGAGGCGTTGGTCGACTTCTACACCGAGGTGTTCGACATGGAACGAATTCAGGCGCCGAACCTCGGCGCCCCCGTCAGGTGGTTGCGATTCGGCGACAGACAACTGCACCTCGTCAGGCGCGAGACGGACGCCCCGACGTACCACCACTTCGCGCTCGCCGTCGACGACTTTGAGGCGGTGTTCGACGCCGCCGAGGAGCGGGGCTGTTTCGACGACGCGCTCGCACCCGACGGCGGCTATCCGCTCTATCGATTGCCCGACGGCACCGTCCAGTTGTACCTCCGCGATCCCGCCGGGAACCTCCTCGAGGTCGACCGACCCGACACCTCGTCACTTCCTTCGCGCATCGACGCCCACGTCATCGACCGAAGCGACACCCACGAGCAGTCGCCGGAACAGGCGGACGCGACGCTCTTTCTCGACCCGGAGTTGCTCGCTCGAGCAGACGGCAGAGGGTCGGTTGATTCGGACGGCGAGGGGTCGGCTGACTCGGACGGCGAGGGGTCGGCTGACTCGGACGGCAGGGGATCGAGTGAGGACTAACGCGAATACAGCCGGCAGCCGATAGACCCGTTATCGGATGGGATTCCAGCACCGGACGACGTCCGGAAGCCAGTCAGTCTTAACTCGCTGGGCCGTGAGACCAACCCATGGATCCCATCGTCGTGCTCCACACGACAGCACACGGCATTCCGGCCGAGGAGTGTAGCGACCGCCTTCGCGAACGACTGCCGGACGCAGATGTTCGGCAGGCGTCCTCGAGACGCGAGGAACGCGAACTCGTTCGCGACGCCGCCGTCGTCGTCGGTCGCGACCTCCGTCCGGAGTTGCTCGAGGCCGCGGAGAACCTGCAACTCTTCGCGTGCTCGTCGGCCGGCGTCGGTCACCTCGACCTCGAGACGTTCCGCGAGCGGGGGATCGCTGTGACGAACGCGTCGGGCGTCCACGGCCCCAACATCGCCGAGCACGTGATCGGGTGGATCCTCATGATCACGCGGCGACTCGACGAGGGGATTCGCCGCCAGGAGCGCCGCGAGTGGCGTCACTTCCAGGCGATGAGCGACTTTCACGACTCGCGCGTCTGCGTCGTCGGCCTCGGCGCGATCGGACAGGCGATCCTCGAGCGCCTCGAGGGCTTCGGCGTCGAGACGGTCGGCGTTCGGTATTCGCCGGAGAAAGGCGGCCCGACGGACGAGGTCTACGGTTTCGAAGAGATCGAGCAGGCGCTGGTCGACGTCGACTACCTCGTGCTCGCCTGCCCGCTGACCGACGAGACGCGCGGACTGATCGGCGCCGCCGAGTTGGAAACGCTGCCGCCAAACGCCGTCCTCGTGAACGTCGGCCGCGGCCCGCTGGTCGACACCGACGAACTGCTCTCGGCGCTTCGCAACGAGGGTCTCCACGCCGCCGCACTCGACGTGACCGACCCCGAACCGCTCCCCGAGGACCACCCGCTGTGGGGCCTCGGGAACGTCTACATCACGCCCCACAACTCCGGCTACACGCCGGCGTACTGGGAGCGCGTCGCGGACATCCTCACCCGAAACCTCGAGCGAATCGACGAGGACGGCCCCGACGCCGACCTCGAGAATCAGGTCGCCTGATCGGGCGGCTCACCGCCGCGAAAACCACCGAGGAACCTGGTCTCGATACTGCTCGTACTCGTCGCCGTGTTTTTCGGCCAGGTGTGGCTCCTCGTACCGGATGATTCTGTTGTGGAACCCGATCCAGCAGCCGGCGGCCCACCAAAGAATCGAGACGGATCGGCGTCGAAGCGCCTGCCCGGCGATCACGAGGAGGACGCCGACGTACATCGGGTTCCGAGATCGAGCGTAGACGCCGCTCGTAACCAGTTCGTCGGGCTCGTCGCTCGGCGACGGCGTTCCGTCACCCGCCGCGAGGAACTCGTGGGCGGTGTGCAGGTACAACAAAATTCCTGAACCGATCGAGAGCGTTCCGACGAGGTTGGCGACGCTCGAGTTCACCGGTAGTCGCGGATGCGGTCGCCACTTCGCGAGGAGTTGGGGAATCGCGACGGCGAGCGTCCCGGGGACGAGGATCGTGAACAGCACCGTTTTTGCCGCCGTGCGAATCGATGTCATACTCGTCGTCTTCGCGCTGTGTCACTATGAACGTGCGTGCCCGTCGCACAGTAGTGAGCGTGGGTGTGAACGCTGAACTGTGAGCGTGAGCGCGAGCGGGAACGCCGGACTCACTCGAGTCAGCTCACGCCAGTCGGGTCCCTAACCGGTGGACGTCGATCGGGTGTTCGGTCTCGCCGTCGGTGGCGAAGTCGGCCAGCACCTCGCCGACGACGCTGGTGAACTTGAAGCCGTGGCCGGTGAAGCCGGCGGCGATCGAGACCTGCGAGTACTCCGGGTGCGTGTCGAGGTAGAAGTGACCGTCGAGCGACCGCGTGACGATGCAGGTTGCGAGGCGCAGCGTCGGCCCGTCCCCGTTCGGGAAGCGATTCGCGGACAACTTCCTGAGTCGCTGCTCGTCCTCGAGCGTCGGCTCGTCGGCCCAGTCGTCGGGGTCGATCGATTCGGCCTGAGCGGGGGTGCGCCCGAACTTGAATCCCGGCTGATCGGCCACGGGAAAGCCGTAGAACTTCCCTTCGGGCACGTCGACGCTGAACACCGGGAAGGAGTCGGGGGCGAACTGCGCCGGCGTTTCCGGCTGGAGCCAGCACATCACCCGCCGTTGGGGCGAGAGGGCGTCCTCGAGCAGTGGGAGTTGATTCGCGGCCCACGCGCCGGCGGCGACGACGAGGTGGTCGGCGTCGTAGGTTCCCCGGTCCGTTCGAACCTCGACGCCCGATTCGCGGGACTCCCACTCGAGAACGCGCTCTCGAGCGCGGACGGTCGCGCCGTGTTCGTGGGCGAGGCGCACGTGCGTCGAAATCGCGCGCTCACACGCGAGGAAGCCGCCGTCGGGCTGGTAGACGCACTCGTGGTCCGCTGGGAGTTCGTATCCGGGGAATCGCTCGTTCACGTCGCTCCCCGAGAGCACCTCGTGGGGGAGGTCGTGTGCCTCGCAGGAGTCGACGGCGTCCGAGACGTGCGAGCCGCCCGCGGGACCGGCGTGAATCGACCCCGTCTCGGTGAGGAGATCGGCTCCGGACTCCGCCTCCAGCTCCCGCCAGAGCGTCCGCGCGCGTTCCGCCAGCGGGACGTACGACGGGTGCTCGGGCTGCGTGAGCCGGAAGATTCGGGTGTCTCCATGAGACGAGCCCCGCCCGTGGGGAACGTCGTAGCGTTCGATGCCGAGCACGTCGACGCCGCGTTTGGCCAGGTGATAGACGGCCGCACTGCCCATTCCGCCGACGCCGAGGACGATCGCGTCGTAGGACCCTCGAGTCATGGGTCTGACGGACGGGGGGCGACTCCATAGGCATTCCGTTGCCGGAAGCCAAAACGCGTCGCGACGAGAAACGGACAGCCACGCTTTTGTACTGCCATTGAGTGTCTCAGCCATGGACGTGTTACACACTGCCGTGTGGATCGACGACGTGGACTCGGTGATGGAATTTTACTGCGAGGGCCTCGACCTCGAGCGGACGCGCGATTTCGTCGGCGACGACGGCGTGACGAACTACTACGTCCAGGGCGAGGCGGAGGCCGAGATCCAATTCAAACACGACGCCGACCGTAATCTCGACCTCGAGCCCTCGGGAATCGACCACATCGCGATCGGCGTCGACGACGTCGAGTCGACCCTCGAGCGACTCGTTGAGGGCTACGACAGCGAGGTGGTCGACGGCCCGCGACGGATCGAGCGCTCGAACCTGCTGATCGCGTTCGTAACCGATCCGTCGGGCTACGTCGTCGAACTCATCGAATCGTTGGACGAGTGAGGCGCACCGGTGAATTTTGAGGCGACGAGAGGCGAACCATCGCGCTGTCGCCACGTTGCAGGTACCAGTACACTCTTGGTCCGTTCGGCTCAGTGGCAAGTGAACGGTCGGTTCGAAATGATGGTGGCTTCGACTTCAGGAGTAGTCGTCCGCGCTCGTGGGATCTCCGACCGATGAGCCGCTGGCGATATCGCAACACGGTCCTCGCGCTCTGTACGCTCGCGTTCTTCGTGACGATGTTCGCCCGGGTCGCGATCAGCCCGGTCGTCCCGCAGATCATCGCGGCGTTCGAGGTCTCGAACACGGCGATCGGTGCCGCGCTGACGGGAATGTGGGTCGCCTACGGGCTGGTCCAGTTCCCGAGCGGCGTCGTCGGCGACCGCTTCGGCGAGCGCGTCGTCATCCTGACGGCGCTCGGCGGGACCGCCGTCGCGTGTTTGCTCATCGCCGGTGCACCCGTTTTCGTCGTGTTCGTAGCCGCGACGATCGTCCTCGGCGCGTTCGCCGGCCTCCACTACAGCGTCGCGACGACGCTCCTCTCACGCATTCACGACAACGTCGGGACGGCGGTCGGGATCCACAACTCCGGGGCGACGATCGCCGGGTTGGTCGCCCCCGGAATCGTTACGTGGCTCACCGTCGCCTTCGGTTGGCGGGTCGCGCTCGCCTCCACGGCGGTCGTCGGGGCCGCTGCATTCGCCCTCTTTTACGCGTTCGTCGAGCCGACCGAGCCCCAGCGACCGTCGGTTTCGATGCGCGAGCAGTTCGACTTCCGCGCGCTCGCCGAATTGCTCTCGCGCCCGGCGATCACGTTCATGGTCCTCGTCGCCATCGTCGGCGAGTTCGTCTGGCAGGGTGCCGCGTCGTTCCTACCGATGTTTCTCATCGAGCATCGAGAGTACTCCTCCTCGCTCGCGGCCGTCGGCTTCTCGGCGTACTTCGTCTCCCAGGGGTTTGCACAGGTCGGCGTCGGCTGGGTCTCCGATCGTTTCGGTCGCGACCTCGCGACCGCCGGGTGTTTCCTGCTCGGCGCGCTCGGTCTCGCGCTCCTCGTCGTCGGCCCGGGACTCGCGGCCGCGGCCCTCGGCGTGTTGCTCCTCGGCGTCGGCATGAGCTTCGAGGCCCCGCTGTTGCCCCGAATCCTCTCGAGGCTGTCCGAGGCCGAACGGGGCACGGGCTTCGGACTCATTCGAACGGTGTACGTGCTCACCGCCTCCGTCGGCTCGCTCGTCGTCGGGTTCACCGCAGACGTGTTCGGCTGGGGCGTCTCGTTCGGCCTCCTTGCCGTGTTACTACTGCTCGTCTTCGCGTCGTTCGTCCTCACCTGGGTGTTTTCGATCGACGTCTGAGGAGTACTCGAGGTGACGCGACGAACTCACTCCACGGTCAGTTCGGTCGGATCTGGCTCGAAAAACGCTGATGGCAGAGAGTGTGGCTCGACGATGACCAACCGGGAACGAGTTCGATCATCCACAGTGAGGATGTTTCCGGTCGACGTTCTCGTGACGTCGCCAGACCGGTCCCAGGTGGCAACTGAGTAGCCGTTGAGGTGCCCGTCGATCAAGCGTCGTCTCGGGCCGCTTACAGGCCGCTGGACGCCGTTTCGTGGCGTCAGGCGTGATCGGGATGGACGCGTATTCGAGCCGACACACGCGTCCGAACGCCCGCGTTCGAGACTTGCACTCGAGTGCTGGCTCGCCAGTCACGGGTCTTCGCGTCGGTTATTGGCTGTCAATATCACTCATGGTAGCTGTGGTCTATAACTGTTGTGGCCGAGCGCGTCGTTGATTATCGGTCCCACCACGGCTACTGAAATCGAATGCACCACGGGCGCTCCGGCGAAAAAGGGATGGCAGGAGTCGGTTCGCCTCGAGCGCGAACGGTGTGTTTCTCGTCGTCGTCGCCTCCCTCGAGTCGAGGGGGTCGCGTCGAGCCCTCAGGCGTCTGGCCAGCGCTCGATGTAGACCGCCTTGTCGGTGTAGAAGTGGATCATGTCCTCGCCCTGGGCGTGGAGGTCGCCGAAGAACGAGTCCTTCCAGCCGCCGAAGTGGAAGAACGCCATCGGCGCTGAGG includes:
- a CDS encoding MFS transporter, with protein sequence MSRWRYRNTVLALCTLAFFVTMFARVAISPVVPQIIAAFEVSNTAIGAALTGMWVAYGLVQFPSGVVGDRFGERVVILTALGGTAVACLLIAGAPVFVVFVAATIVLGAFAGLHYSVATTLLSRIHDNVGTAVGIHNSGATIAGLVAPGIVTWLTVAFGWRVALASTAVVGAAAFALFYAFVEPTEPQRPSVSMREQFDFRALAELLSRPAITFMVLVAIVGEFVWQGAASFLPMFLIEHREYSSSLAAVGFSAYFVSQGFAQVGVGWVSDRFGRDLATAGCFLLGALGLALLVVGPGLAAAALGVLLLGVGMSFEAPLLPRILSRLSEAERGTGFGLIRTVYVLTASVGSLVVGFTADVFGWGVSFGLLAVLLLLVFASFVLTWVFSIDV
- the solA gene encoding N-methyl-L-tryptophan oxidase gives rise to the protein MTRGSYDAIVLGVGGMGSAAVYHLAKRGVDVLGIERYDVPHGRGSSHGDTRIFRLTQPEHPSYVPLAERARTLWRELEAESGADLLTETGSIHAGPAGGSHVSDAVDSCEAHDLPHEVLSGSDVNERFPGYELPADHECVYQPDGGFLACERAISTHVRLAHEHGATVRARERVLEWESRESGVEVRTDRGTYDADHLVVAAGAWAANQLPLLEDALSPQRRVMCWLQPETPAQFAPDSFPVFSVDVPEGKFYGFPVADQPGFKFGRTPAQAESIDPDDWADEPTLEDEQRLRKLSANRFPNGDGPTLRLATCIVTRSLDGHFYLDTHPEYSQVSIAAGFTGHGFKFTSVVGEVLADFATDGETEHPIDVHRLGTRLA
- a CDS encoding aminotransferase family protein; its protein translation is MAMERLDSETDSTPAAVPHWYDGDDDIPTIVDGEGVTVYDSEGTAYLDFQSQLYCVNAGHSNQQIIDAIADQLARIPYVSSGKHNDTRNELRERLLEVAPESMAQTLFSISGSEANETAVMLARAYADSSKVLTRWHSYHGATYGMASLTGDTDTRAYIEPHATTTGNAKFLPPIPEAFDAETPEELAEKAANHLEFVIRNEGPDTIAALLTEVVAGSSGAYTAPPGYFERVRELCDEYDILLIADEVITGFGRTGEWFGAQSEGIQPDLMTFAKGLTSSYVPLAGVMMNDDLAEYVAAEGFDVGQTFAGHPVGCAAALAAMDVYENGLLENTREVAPRLESRLTDLEERFDVVSSVHGRGLHWGVAFADPEDGEPFVDPRVSDEEDNPVETVLSTAGENGALFGMGRPNTQLIVSPPLCVTEDEIDQAVDALEDAIERTF
- a CDS encoding VOC family protein, whose translation is MAAIGFTHVTVYGDDLEALVDFYTEVFDMERIQAPNLGAPVRWLRFGDRQLHLVRRETDAPTYHHFALAVDDFEAVFDAAEERGCFDDALAPDGGYPLYRLPDGTVQLYLRDPAGNLLEVDRPDTSSLPSRIDAHVIDRSDTHEQSPEQADATLFLDPELLARADGRGSVDSDGEGSADSDGEGSADSDGRGSSED
- a CDS encoding methyltransferase family protein, whose product is MTSIRTAAKTVLFTILVPGTLAVAIPQLLAKWRPHPRLPVNSSVANLVGTLSIGSGILLYLHTAHEFLAAGDGTPSPSDEPDELVTSGVYARSRNPMYVGVLLVIAGQALRRRSVSILWWAAGCWIGFHNRIIRYEEPHLAEKHGDEYEQYRDQVPRWFSRR
- a CDS encoding D-2-hydroxyacid dehydrogenase, whose protein sequence is MDPIVVLHTTAHGIPAEECSDRLRERLPDADVRQASSRREERELVRDAAVVVGRDLRPELLEAAENLQLFACSSAGVGHLDLETFRERGIAVTNASGVHGPNIAEHVIGWILMITRRLDEGIRRQERREWRHFQAMSDFHDSRVCVVGLGAIGQAILERLEGFGVETVGVRYSPEKGGPTDEVYGFEEIEQALVDVDYLVLACPLTDETRGLIGAAELETLPPNAVLVNVGRGPLVDTDELLSALRNEGLHAAALDVTDPEPLPEDHPLWGLGNVYITPHNSGYTPAYWERVADILTRNLERIDEDGPDADLENQVA
- a CDS encoding VOC family protein; translated protein: MDVLHTAVWIDDVDSVMEFYCEGLDLERTRDFVGDDGVTNYYVQGEAEAEIQFKHDADRNLDLEPSGIDHIAIGVDDVESTLERLVEGYDSEVVDGPRRIERSNLLIAFVTDPSGYVVELIESLDE
- a CDS encoding alcohol dehydrogenase catalytic domain-containing protein; amino-acid sequence: MRVAALTSTELPPELEVQDRSTPEPNAGEAVVRVEAAALNHRDLWKLEDDGRLDDSDLPFVPGGDLAGIVDATGADVSSVTAGDRVVLCPLETCGVCRACRDGPENRCENYSSFDGAFAEQVVVDATRLVSLPDSVGFLKAAALPIAYTTAYRMLRRGDAGAGDRVFVPGATGGVGVAAIQLATILGAETIGTSTDEDKLAAVDALGLDHAIHTGDPDEMRERVASIGDVDITIDHLGGPYTSVGVDLLGTNGAHVLCGRTAGQFPSFDARELYFGHKRILGSTLGTQADLAQLVEFVADGRLDPVVADEFSLSETAAMLSAMRDREMVGKLVLRPQQ